One genomic segment of Gasterosteus aculeatus chromosome 6, fGasAcu3.hap1.1, whole genome shotgun sequence includes these proteins:
- the nkx1.2la gene encoding NK1 transcription factor related 2-like,a yields the protein MLDSKDRGETMTSSHKIPFSIIDILDPNKFNSKRGSELSVVVEKFPEPREEGTSEESDGTATGDFRVECTKAGQATGDEPFASSIHRAVVADPLALSPPTEAELCLAGERDEAEAAAAQQDPSPHKRRRADQACAKPRRARTAFTYEQLVALENKFRSTRYLSVCERLNLALSLSLTETQVKIWFQNRRTKWKKQNPGADSTLQPGSNSLVNASPNPSNCGASAAGFHQTFPSFSSGNVMFHAAGALPLSSTGGLLHPFVSSGFVQPTYFNPHL from the exons ATGCTGGACTCCAAGGACCGTGGAGAGACAATGACGTCCAGTCATAAGATTCCCTTTTCTATAATTGATATATTGGATCCGAACAAATTCAATAGCAAAAGAGGAAGCGAACTTTCCGTCGTCGTTGAGAAGTTCCCTGAGCCACGAGAAGAGGGAACAAGTGAGGAGTCGGACGGCACCGCAACTGGAGACTTCAGAGTTGAGTGCACGAAAGCAG GGCAAGCGACAGGAGATGAACCCTTTGCGTCCTCCATTCACCGTGCAGTAGTTGCTGACCCTCTCGCGCTTTCCCCACCGACTGAAGCCGAGCTGTGCCTCGCCGGGGAGCGGGACGAGGCGGAGGCAGCGGCGGCCCAGCAGGACCCCTCCCCGCACAAGCGGAGGCGCGCGGACCAGGCCTGTGCCAAACCACGGCGGGCCAGAACAGCGTTCACGTACGAGCAACTGGTGGCTCTGGAAAACAAGTTCCGCTCAACTCGGTACCTGTCCGTGTGCGAGAGACTGAACCTCGCCTTGTCCCTGAGTCTGACCGAAACCCAGGTGAAAATCTGGTTCCAGAACAGGAGGACCAAATGGAAAAAGCAGAACCCCGGGGCGGACAGCACCTTGCAGCCCGGCTCCAACTCCCTGGTCAACGCGAGTCCAAACCCGTCCAACTGCGGGGCAAGCGCCGCCGGCTTCCACCAAACTTTTCCCAGCTTCAGCTCCGGTAACGTGATGTTCCACGCGGCCGGTGCGCTTCCACTTTCCTCCACTGGGGGGCTCTTGCATCCCTTCGTGTCCAGTGGTTTCGTCCAGCCGACTTATTTCAATCCACATCTATGA